Proteins encoded by one window of Blautia luti:
- a CDS encoding ABC transporter ATP-binding protein, giving the protein MNKKKKLDQNTIQTAKRLLKYMTGTHKIQFIIVFICIFISSAASIAVSLSLKFLLDDFIIPLIGQTDPNFAELYKALAVLGCIFALGVIATFIYTRMMVYIGQGVLKSVRDDMFEHMQTLPIRYFDQNTNGSVMSLYTNDTDTLRQMISQAIPQALMALFTIVVTFISMLLLSPLLTILAVVIIFIMLKVTSKIGSNSGKYFIRQQVSLADVTGFVEERMNGQRVVKVFNHEDKSKEEFDKLNEALFESSANANKYGNMMGPVIGNIGNLQFVLTAVLGGLLSVTGVGGITLGVMASYLQFTKSFTQPFMQVAQQFNAIVMALAGAERIFKLIDEKPEEDEGYVELVNARKDANGNITECKERTGMWAWKHPHSADGSVTYTELTGDVRFEDVTFGYNPDKVILKDISLFAKPGQKLAFVGSTGAGKTTITNLINRFYDIQEGKIRYDGINITKIKKDDLRRSLGIVLQDTHLFTGTIKENIRYGKLNATDEEVYEAARLAHADQFIKMLPKGYDTMLSGDGEELSQGQRQLLSIARAAVANPPVLILDEATSSIDTRTESIVQKGMDNLMKGRTVFVIAHRLSTIRNSDAIIVLDHGKIIERGDHEDLIKMRGTYYQLYTGKLELS; this is encoded by the coding sequence ATGAATAAGAAGAAAAAATTAGACCAGAACACCATCCAAACTGCCAAAAGACTTCTGAAATATATGACAGGAACCCATAAGATACAGTTTATCATCGTATTTATCTGCATCTTTATCAGTTCCGCAGCAAGTATTGCAGTATCCCTGTCCCTGAAATTTCTGCTGGATGACTTTATCATCCCGCTGATCGGACAGACAGATCCGAACTTTGCAGAACTCTATAAGGCACTTGCAGTCCTTGGCTGTATTTTTGCACTTGGTGTGATTGCCACATTTATTTATACCCGAATGATGGTTTATATCGGTCAGGGTGTGCTTAAAAGTGTCCGTGATGATATGTTCGAGCATATGCAGACTCTTCCGATCCGCTATTTCGACCAGAATACAAACGGATCTGTCATGAGCCTCTATACTAACGATACAGATACCCTGCGTCAGATGATCAGTCAGGCGATCCCACAGGCACTGATGGCACTGTTTACGATCGTGGTTACCTTTATTTCCATGTTATTGTTAAGTCCGCTGCTTACGATTCTGGCAGTTGTGATTATTTTTATTATGCTGAAGGTTACCAGTAAGATTGGTTCCAACAGTGGCAAATATTTCATCCGTCAACAGGTATCTCTGGCAGATGTGACCGGTTTCGTGGAAGAACGAATGAATGGTCAGCGTGTGGTAAAAGTTTTCAACCACGAAGATAAATCAAAAGAAGAATTCGATAAACTCAACGAAGCACTTTTCGAGAGCTCCGCAAATGCCAATAAATACGGAAATATGATGGGACCGGTGATCGGTAACATCGGTAACCTGCAGTTCGTACTGACAGCAGTACTTGGCGGACTTCTCTCTGTAACTGGTGTGGGTGGCATCACTCTTGGTGTTATGGCTTCCTATTTACAGTTCACAAAGAGTTTCACTCAGCCATTTATGCAGGTGGCACAGCAGTTCAACGCCATCGTTATGGCACTTGCAGGTGCAGAACGTATCTTCAAACTCATTGATGAGAAACCGGAAGAGGATGAAGGTTATGTAGAACTTGTGAATGCAAGAAAAGATGCCAACGGCAACATTACAGAATGTAAAGAAAGAACAGGTATGTGGGCATGGAAACATCCGCATTCCGCAGATGGTTCTGTAACTTACACAGAACTGACCGGAGATGTTCGTTTCGAAGACGTTACATTCGGATACAATCCGGATAAAGTCATTCTGAAAGACATCAGCCTCTTCGCAAAACCTGGACAGAAACTTGCTTTCGTAGGTTCTACAGGCGCAGGAAAGACAACTATCACAAACCTGATCAACCGCTTCTACGATATTCAGGAAGGTAAGATCCGTTACGACGGAATCAATATCACCAAGATTAAGAAAGATGACCTGAGACGTTCTCTGGGAATCGTACTTCAGGATACGCACCTGTTCACAGGAACTATCAAGGAAAACATCCGTTATGGTAAACTGAATGCCACAGATGAGGAAGTATACGAGGCAGCAAGACTGGCTCATGCTGACCAGTTCATCAAGATGCTTCCAAAGGGCTACGACACCATGTTAAGCGGAGACGGCGAAGAACTCTCCCAGGGTCAGCGCCAGCTTCTCTCCATCGCCAGAGCAGCCGTAGCCAACCCGCCGGTACTGATCCTGGATGAAGCAACTTCAAGTATCGATACCCGTACAGAAAGTATCGTACAGAAAGGTATGGATAACCTGATGAAAGGCCGTACCGTATTCGTAATCGCTCACCGACTCTCAACCATCAGAAACAGCGATGCCATCATCGTACTGGATCATGGTAAGATCATCGAGAGAGGCGATCATGAAGACCTCATTAAGATGAGAGGAACTTACTATCAGCTGTATACCGGAAAATTGGAATTATCATAA
- a CDS encoding ABC transporter ATP-binding protein, producing the protein MNKKLLRSVREYKKQSVLAPVLVILEVLMEVLIPLEMAKIIDVGIANGDMSYIIQRGVILVAMAMISLFFGVQAGNMAAVAAAGYAKNLRHDIFYKVQDFSFKNIDHFSTSGLVTRLTTDITNVQQAYMMSIRLLARAPFMIILSWIMTLTINKPIAMLFLIVVPVLGGTLIFIAKKAHPHFIKVFDEYDNLNNSVQENVNASRVVKAFVREDYEIEKFHGISRYVYDLFTKAEKIVAWNSPVMMFAMYTVIIIIVAIGGRGIVLGGMETGELTSIIVYALQILMSLNMVTFVFVMIMIAEASTDRIVEVLDEVPEMQDKADAVKNVADGSIDFNHVDFSYAGEGGNLSLKDVNLHIKSGQTVGIIGGTGSAKSTLVQLIPRLYDVTKGNVQVGGVDVRNYNLEVLRDQVSMVLQKNVLFSGSIYDNIRWGDEHASEEEVRRVCKLAQADGFVSEFPDGYDTMIVQGGNNVSGGQKQRLCIARALLKKPKILILDDSTSAVDTRTDALIRKAFREEIPNTTKIIIAQRVSSIEDADQIIVLDDGKIAGVGTSEELLKTNDIYREVYESQVKGGGDDE; encoded by the coding sequence ATGAATAAGAAACTTTTACGTTCAGTCCGGGAATACAAGAAGCAGTCTGTACTGGCTCCGGTCCTTGTAATCCTGGAAGTACTGATGGAAGTTCTGATTCCTCTGGAGATGGCGAAGATTATCGACGTAGGTATTGCAAACGGAGATATGAGCTATATCATCCAGCGTGGAGTCATCCTTGTTGCAATGGCAATGATTTCCCTGTTCTTCGGCGTACAGGCCGGAAATATGGCGGCAGTTGCAGCAGCAGGATATGCGAAGAATTTACGACACGATATTTTTTATAAGGTGCAGGATTTTTCCTTTAAAAATATCGACCACTTTTCAACATCAGGTCTGGTCACACGACTGACCACTGATATCACAAATGTACAGCAGGCATACATGATGAGTATCCGCCTTCTTGCCAGGGCACCGTTTATGATCATCCTGTCATGGATTATGACACTGACGATCAATAAACCGATCGCAATGCTTTTCCTGATAGTTGTTCCTGTCCTTGGCGGTACACTGATCTTTATTGCGAAAAAGGCACATCCGCATTTCATCAAGGTCTTTGATGAATATGACAACCTGAACAATTCCGTTCAGGAGAATGTAAATGCCTCACGTGTAGTTAAGGCTTTCGTAAGAGAGGACTATGAGATTGAGAAATTCCATGGAATTTCCAGATATGTTTATGATCTGTTTACTAAAGCAGAGAAAATCGTTGCATGGAACTCACCGGTTATGATGTTTGCCATGTATACTGTAATCATTATCATTGTTGCAATTGGCGGAAGAGGAATTGTTCTCGGTGGCATGGAAACCGGTGAGCTGACAAGTATCATTGTCTACGCACTTCAGATTCTCATGTCCCTGAACATGGTAACTTTCGTGTTTGTTATGATCATGATAGCAGAAGCATCCACAGACCGTATTGTAGAGGTTCTGGATGAAGTTCCTGAGATGCAGGATAAAGCTGATGCAGTAAAGAATGTGGCAGATGGTTCCATTGACTTTAATCATGTAGATTTCAGCTATGCAGGAGAGGGAGGAAATCTTTCCCTGAAGGATGTAAATCTTCATATTAAATCCGGTCAGACAGTAGGTATCATCGGCGGAACCGGAAGTGCAAAGTCTACCCTGGTGCAGCTGATCCCCAGACTCTATGATGTCACAAAGGGTAATGTCCAGGTGGGAGGCGTGGATGTACGCAACTACAATCTGGAAGTACTTCGTGACCAGGTTTCCATGGTACTTCAAAAAAATGTGCTGTTCTCAGGAAGCATCTATGACAATATTCGCTGGGGTGATGAACATGCCAGTGAGGAAGAAGTTCGGAGGGTCTGTAAGCTGGCCCAGGCAGATGGATTCGTCAGTGAGTTCCCGGATGGCTACGATACAATGATCGTTCAGGGCGGTAACAACGTATCCGGCGGTCAGAAGCAGCGTCTGTGTATTGCAAGGGCTCTTCTCAAGAAACCGAAGATCCTGATCCTGGATGACTCTACCAGTGCAGTAGATACAAGAACAGATGCCCTGATACGTAAGGCTTTCCGCGAGGAGATCCCGAACACAACAAAGATTATTATCGCACAGCGAGTTTCTTCTATTGAAGATGCAGATCAGATCATCGTACTGGATGACGGTAAGATCGCAGGTGTGGGTACTTCAGAAGAACTGCTGAAGACAAATGATATTTACAGAGAAGTATATGAATCACAGGTCAAAGGAGGCGGAGACGATGAATAA
- a CDS encoding MarR family winged helix-turn-helix transcriptional regulator, whose translation MDEELKIKVEDMHMGRLVGILSHQMMRNGNNPSIVMESDELTTLQKHVLKFILLETLHHDLYQKDIEEEFQVRKSTATSMLQLMEKKGFIYRESAKQDGRLKRIVPTDKAKDILPAILEHIDKTEHWLEKGIPREDITLCKQVLWMMHKNLEELQRKQGCDSKNDSKKL comes from the coding sequence GTGGATGAAGAGCTGAAAATTAAAGTAGAGGATATGCATATGGGAAGACTGGTCGGGATTCTTTCCCATCAGATGATGCGGAATGGAAATAATCCGTCGATTGTGATGGAGTCAGATGAACTGACTACATTGCAGAAACATGTGCTGAAGTTTATTCTTCTGGAAACTTTGCACCATGACCTTTATCAGAAGGATATCGAGGAGGAATTTCAGGTACGGAAATCAACTGCTACAAGTATGCTTCAGCTGATGGAGAAGAAAGGTTTTATTTACAGAGAAAGTGCAAAGCAGGATGGACGTCTGAAACGGATCGTACCTACAGATAAGGCGAAAGACATTCTTCCGGCGATCCTTGAGCACATTGATAAGACAGAGCACTGGCTGGAAAAAGGAATTCCGAGAGAAGACATAACTCTGTGTAAACAGGTACTGTGGATGATGCACAAGAATCTGGAAGAACTGCAGCGAAAACAAGGTTGCGATTCTAAAAATGACAGTAAAAAATTGTAA
- the thrH gene encoding bifunctional phosphoserine phosphatase/homoserine phosphotransferase ThrH, whose translation MYITCLDVEGVLVPEIWIAFAEASGIPELKKTTRDEPDYDKLMKWRLGILKEHGLGLKEIQDVIAKIDPLPGAKEFLDELRSFSQVILISDTFTQFAAPLMEKLGRPTLFCNTLEVAENGEITGFKMRVEQSKLTTVKALQSIGFDTIASGDSYNDLGMIQASKAGFLFRSTEKIKADYPEIPAYEEYDELLNAIRNAMK comes from the coding sequence ATGTATATTACATGTCTTGACGTAGAAGGCGTATTAGTACCAGAAATCTGGATCGCATTTGCAGAAGCAAGTGGAATCCCGGAATTGAAGAAAACTACCCGCGATGAGCCGGATTATGATAAACTGATGAAATGGAGACTTGGAATTCTGAAAGAACACGGACTTGGTCTGAAAGAGATCCAGGATGTGATCGCGAAGATCGATCCCCTTCCAGGTGCGAAGGAATTCCTGGATGAGCTTCGTTCTTTCTCTCAGGTAATCCTGATCAGCGATACCTTCACACAGTTCGCAGCACCTCTCATGGAGAAACTTGGCAGACCTACTTTATTCTGCAATACACTGGAAGTTGCAGAGAACGGCGAGATCACAGGATTTAAGATGAGAGTGGAGCAATCCAAGTTAACTACTGTAAAAGCTCTCCAGTCCATCGGCTTCGACACCATCGCAAGCGGCGATTCATACAATGACCTTGGCATGATCCAGGCAAGCAAGGCAGGATTCCTGTTCCGCAGCACAGAGAAGATCAAAGCAGACTATCCGGAGATCCCGGCTTATGAAGAATATGATGAACTTCTGAACGCCATCAGAAACGCTATGAAATAA
- a CDS encoding NUDIX hydrolase gives MEFWDIYDKDKKPTGRTMKRNDWCLKDGEYHLTVLGVIARPDGTFLITKRVMTKAWAPGCWEVSGGAAQAGEESYEAVLREVKEETGLDARNAEGGYLFTYQRENPGEGDNYFVDVYRFVMDIDEKDVHLQTEETDGYKFATADEIRELGEAGKFLHYDSIRRAFE, from the coding sequence ATGGAATTTTGGGACATATATGATAAAGATAAGAAGCCTACAGGACGGACTATGAAGAGGAATGACTGGTGCCTGAAGGATGGCGAGTACCATCTGACGGTACTTGGAGTGATTGCCAGACCGGACGGAACTTTTCTTATTACCAAGCGTGTGATGACCAAGGCATGGGCGCCGGGCTGCTGGGAAGTATCCGGTGGAGCAGCACAGGCAGGCGAGGAATCCTATGAGGCTGTACTGAGGGAAGTAAAAGAGGAAACAGGCCTGGATGCGCGGAATGCAGAAGGAGGTTATCTTTTTACCTATCAGAGAGAGAACCCAGGTGAGGGAGATAATTATTTCGTAGATGTGTACCGCTTTGTCATGGATATTGATGAGAAAGATGTGCATCTTCAGACAGAAGAAACAGATGGATATAAATTCGCCACAGCTGATGAGATCAGAGAGCTGGGCGAGGCGGGCAAATTTTTACATTATGACAGCATCAGGAGAGCGTTTGAGTAA
- a CDS encoding glucose-6-phosphate isomerase, which yields MATWKNLDTLNSYGKLAGLKNHVNIADAMSGEKGAERVKNYNTPMAAGLNYNYAAKEVDETVLSALAELADEAQLIDKFQELYNGAVINTGEKRMVLHHLARKQLGNPVVADGVDKREFYVTQQKKAADFANKVHAGEITNENGEKFTTVVQIGIGGSDLGPRALYIALENWAKANNTFKMEAKFISNVDPDDAAAVLASVDLAHSLFIVVSKSGTTLETLTNEAFVKNALTKAGLDPSRHMLAVTSETSPLAKSEDYLTAIFMDDYIGGRYSSVSGVGGAILSLAFGPEVFAQLLEGAAAEDELATNRDLLKNPDMLDALIGVYERNVQGYPATAILPYSQALSRFPAHLQQCDMESNGKSVNRFGEPVDYVTGPVIFGEPGTNGQHSFYQLLHQGTDIVPLQFIGFRNSQLGVDVDIENSTSQQKLCANVAAQIVAFACGKKDENLNKNFKGGRPSSIITGDELTPASLGALLAHFENKIMFQGFVWNLNSFDQEGVQLGKVLAKRVLAHETDGALKVYSDLLNI from the coding sequence ATGGCAACTTGGAAAAACCTGGACACCCTGAATTCCTACGGAAAACTTGCCGGTCTGAAAAATCATGTGAATATTGCTGATGCAATGTCCGGTGAGAAGGGCGCAGAACGTGTAAAGAATTACAACACACCTATGGCAGCCGGCTTAAATTATAATTATGCTGCCAAGGAAGTAGATGAAACTGTTTTATCTGCTCTGGCTGAACTTGCTGATGAGGCACAGTTGATCGATAAATTTCAGGAATTATACAATGGCGCAGTGATCAACACCGGAGAGAAACGTATGGTTCTTCACCACCTTGCACGTAAACAGCTTGGTAACCCGGTAGTAGCAGACGGTGTTGACAAACGTGAATTCTACGTTACACAGCAGAAGAAAGCTGCAGACTTCGCTAATAAAGTCCACGCAGGCGAGATCACCAATGAGAACGGCGAGAAATTTACAACCGTAGTACAGATCGGTATCGGTGGAAGTGACCTTGGTCCACGTGCTTTATACATTGCACTTGAGAACTGGGCAAAGGCCAACAACACATTCAAGATGGAAGCGAAATTCATCAGCAACGTTGACCCGGATGATGCAGCCGCTGTTCTGGCATCTGTCGACCTGGCCCATTCTCTTTTCATCGTTGTATCCAAATCCGGAACAACTCTGGAAACACTGACCAATGAAGCATTCGTTAAGAACGCACTTACCAAAGCAGGCCTGGATCCATCCAGACATATGCTTGCTGTAACCAGCGAGACTTCTCCTTTAGCTAAGAGTGAAGATTATCTTACAGCAATCTTCATGGATGACTATATCGGTGGACGTTACTCTTCTGTATCCGGAGTAGGCGGAGCAATCCTTTCCCTGGCATTCGGACCGGAAGTATTTGCCCAGCTTCTGGAGGGCGCTGCTGCTGAGGACGAGCTTGCAACCAACAGAGATCTGTTAAAGAACCCGGATATGCTGGACGCACTGATCGGTGTGTATGAGCGTAATGTACAGGGCTATCCTGCTACAGCAATTCTGCCGTACTCTCAGGCATTGAGCCGTTTCCCTGCACACTTACAGCAGTGTGATATGGAGTCCAACGGTAAATCTGTAAACCGTTTCGGTGAGCCTGTTGACTATGTGACAGGACCGGTGATCTTCGGTGAGCCAGGAACCAACGGACAGCATTCCTTCTATCAGTTATTGCATCAGGGAACTGATATCGTACCGCTTCAGTTCATCGGCTTCAGAAACAGCCAGCTTGGCGTGGATGTAGATATTGAAAACAGCACCAGCCAGCAGAAACTCTGCGCTAACGTAGCTGCCCAGATCGTTGCCTTTGCATGCGGAAAGAAAGATGAGAACCTGAACAAGAATTTCAAGGGTGGACGTCCTTCCAGCATCATTACAGGCGATGAGCTGACACCTGCTTCTCTGGGTGCATTACTTGCACACTTCGAGAACAAGATCATGTTCCAGGGCTTTGTATGGAACTTAAACAGCTTCGACCAGGAAGGCGTACAGCTTGGTAAAGTCCTTGCGAAACGTGTTCTTGCACACGAAACTGACGGAGCACTGAAAGTTTACAGTGACCTTCTGAACATCTGA